A segment of the uncultured Desulfobulbus sp. genome:
CATTGGTCAGGTCGGAGGCTTTACCGCTGAGACCTTTGGCCAACTGATCGGCGTGAATGAGCGCGGATTTATTGAGACTGATGAGGACCTGCACACCAGCATGGCCAAGGTCTATGCAGCAGGAGATACAGTTTCCGGTCCTTCTTCCGTGGTCAAGGCCATGGCAGCCGGGCGTAAGGTTGCGCGCTCCATTCATTACGATCTCACCGGTGAGCGGGAGTATGCACCTGTTACTCGTCCAGAAAACAAAGATTTTCGCTGTATACCTGAGGGAATGCCGGTAGAGCATCGCATTTCCATGCCGGAGTGCCAGGTCGCAAAGCGTAAAACCAATTTTACCGAGGTCGCACTTGGCTTTAATGCCCAGCAGGTCCAGGAGGAAGCCAGCCGCTGTCTCCAGTGTGGTGTCTGTTCTGAGTGCATGCAATGTGTCGAGGCCTGCGGTGCCTTAAAAGCGGTTAACCACAGCCAGGAACGGGAACCGGTTGTTGAGCAGTGTGGCGCCATTATCGTGGCCGACCCCACACTGGCCCCCTCGATCAAAGGCGATGATATCATTCGTGCCTATGGCCCCAAAGCCGCCCGTCCCAACGTCAACGACATGATGGTTCGCGGATTTGATGCTGCCGGTCGTGCTCTGCTTTTGCTGGGTGGTGCCTCGAATAAACTCAAAGGCCATGGCCGCTCTGTATCCATGCCGGATCCTGGTCTCTCACCGGATATCCGCATCGGTGTCTTTGTCTGCCGTTGCAACGATTCTCTGGGCTGGCTGGATGATATGGGCACCTATCTGGGCCAGCTGGCCGAGGAAAACCCCGATATCATTCATACCGAGATGCTCACCTCGGCCTGCGTTGAAGATGGTACCTCAGCCATTGTCCGTGCGGTTCGAGAAAAGGGCATTACCCGTGTGGTGCTCGCCTCCTGCGTCTGTTGCCCACTTAACTTTGTCTGCTCGGCCTGTACCGACCAGCGCAGCCGCTTGAAACACAACCTCTTCAATGGAACCGGCGTCAGCCGTTCCATGGTTGAGACCTGTAACATGCGCGGCGAAATTCTGCGTCTGGTTGAGTCTCAACCGGAACTGGCTCTTGAGCGCTTCAAAGGGCTGATAAGCCGCTCCATCAAGAGGACCTACGGCTTAAAGCCCTTGCATGCCGTTGATCGCAATTACAACTTTGCTGCAGCTGTTATCGGTAACTCCCAGTCCACCATGACCAGTGCCCTGACCTTGGCAGACACCGATCACGAGGTTTTTCGCTTCGGTACAGAAGAGCAACCCCTCAAGGATCTGGTCAAGCATCCCAATATTCACAACTTTCCCGACTGGAATGTGAAGGATATCAAGGGGACTATCGGTGACTTTCAGATCACCATCGAATCCGACGGCTACTCCCAGGTACTGCGTACCGGAACCATCATCATGGGCGAGAAGGCCCGACGCCGTATTCCCTATACCCACCAGGAAGGGTTGCCCAGCCGAACTGTTGAGCCGGTTATGCAAAAAGAGGGCGTCACTGGGATTCCTTTTGCCTACCCCTGCGCAACTTCAGTCCCGGGACTGTATCTGGCCGAACCTTCTGGTATTAATGTCTCCAAACTCAAGAAAGGGACCGCAGCTGCGGTTATGGTGGCAGCCGCCATTCCTCGTGGCCCGCGTCAGGCCAAGGGATTTACCGCCGCCATCGATAAGGTCCTCTGCCGTGGCTGTGGCCGCTGTGCCAATGTCTGCCTCTATCACGCAGTCAGCCTTCAGTCTAACGAGGTTGGTGGCTGGTATGCCCACGTTGACGAAGCCCTGTGTAAAGGCTGTGGTAACTGCCTCTCTGTCTGCCCCACCGGTGCGGCGGACAGTCCCTACCGTAACCGGGCCTACCTGACACAGGCCCTTGAGGAACTGCTCTCCAAGGACACGGTCCATGAATAATAACGATACAAAACCATTGAATATACTGCTTTTTGTCTGTAACTGGGGAGCGCATGCCGCCTTTTTGACCCTCCAGGATCAACGGCGTCCCATCCCCAACGAAATCCGGATGGTGCGGACTCCCTGTACGGGTCGTATTGACCGGGCCATGATGATCAAGGCATTTGCCAAAGGCGCGGATGGTATGGCGATTGTTGGTTGTGAGCCGGGAACCTGCCGCTATGGCAGTGGAACCGCTACATCACAGCGCAACACCGAAGATGCAAAAAAAGTTCTTGATATCATGGGACTTGGTGGAGAGCGTATACGCTTTGCTGCCTTTTTACCGGAACAGTCCGAAGATCTGCTCTCTTTTCTTCAGGAGTTCAGCTCCCAGATCCGTGAGCTTGGCCCCGCAGGGATTCAGGAAGCGCCAGTGGTGCCAGTCTCCGATGCCACCACCCGCAAGCAGGAGTTACAGCAACTGGTTGAAACCTATGATATCCATGCCTGCCAGGACTGTGGCAAGTGTACCTCGGCCTGTCCTCTTGCCCTTATCGGGAAGCCGTTCTCTCCGCGTGCCATTGCCTCGGCTGTGATCACAGGCGGCATCCATGCAGAAGGTGTTCAGGAGAACGCCTGGAGCTGCCTGACCTGCGGTATCTGTTACGAGCGCTGTCCTTCTGCGGTCAATTTTCCTGCATTTATCAAGGAACTGCGCCACCTGTACCGTCAGACCGAATTGCCTGGCCGTGAAGTCCATGGGGGGATCTTCCATTCGCTGATGCGTTCCCAGACCTCACCTGATATCGTGCCCAAACGCTGGACCAACCTGCCGGAGGAAATTCGGATCGATCCCCAGAGCCCGATTCTTTATTTTGGTGGTTGTGCCCCCTATTACGATATCTTTTTTGGTAAGCACATGGAGGTGGAAACCAACCAGATCCTGCTTGATAGTCTGCGCCTCTTGAACTTTTTTGATGTTACGCCGCGCCTGCTGCCCGATGAGAAATGCTGCGGTCATGACCTGCTCTGGTCCGGCGATAAAGAAAACTTCATGCGGCTTGCCCACCTCAATGTGGACAAACTCAATGAGCTTGGTATAGAAACGGTGATCACCACCTGTCCCGAGTGCTATCACACCCTGCATACAACCTATGCAGAGCAGGGGCTCAAACCCAACTTTAAGGTAGTCCATCTCTATGACTTCCTTGAAGAGCAGCTGGATAAGGGGGCGGTTGGTTTTGATGCCTTTCCCCATGAGATTACCTTTCAGGATTCCTGTCGGCTTGGGCGCATCGAGGGCAGGGTAGATCTTCCGAGAAAACTGCTCAAACGCCTCAAACCCAAGGCCTTCACCGAGATGAAAGAATCCGGCAATGCCTCGGTCTGTTGCGGTAACTGTGCCTGGACCGGTTGCGATGCCTACTCCAAGGCCATGCAGGTCAAACGATTGGAGCAGGCCCATGCAACCGGCAGCGATATGGTTGTGACCGCCTGTCCTAAATGTCAGATTCATCTTAAATGTGCCATGGAGGATCCCTATCGGCGTGAGGAACTCAGTATTGAGCTGATGGACCTGACTTCGGTGATTGCGCAGACCATACGCTGGGAATAATTATTCAAGACACCCTTTAATTTGTAATGTCGAAGCTAGAAGCTATTTTTTTGGAGAATATCTATGTCAAAACCTACACCTACCAAGCCAACCGGCGCAGGTGATCAGGATCCGCGTATTGGCGTCTATGTATGCCATTGCGGTCTGAATATCGCCCAGTCGGTTGATTGTAAGCGTGTGGCCCAAAAGGCAGAGGGCGAAAAGGGGGTGGTCCTGTCCAAGGACATCGTCTACGCCTGCTCTGAGCCGGGTCAGCAGGAGATAAAACAGGATATCATCGACAAGGGTCTGGACCGTGTCGTGATCGCCTCCTGTTCTCCGCGCTTGCATGAGCCAACCTTTAAAAAGATGATCGACTCGGTCGGCCTTAATCCCTACATGTTGGATATGGCCAACCTGCGTGAACAGTGTTCCTGGGTCCACATGGACGATAAGGAAGCTGCAACGCTTAAGGCTGAGACCCTGGTCAACATGTCCGTTGCCCGTGTCCGTGATCTCGAGCCGCTCTATGAAGAAACCCTGCCCCTGACCAAGAAAACCCTGGTCATCGGTGGCGGTGTCGCCGGTATTCAGGCTGCGCTTGACCTGGCAGACAGTGGGTATGAAGTTACACTGGTGGAGAAAAACCCCTCCATTGGTGGTGTCATGGCCCAGATCGATAAAACATTTCCAACCATGGATTGTTCTATTTGAATCTTAGGTCCTAAGATGACAGATGTCGGTCGACATCCCCGTATAAAGTTATTAACGCTGAGTGAAGTAGTTGACGTAAAGGGTTACGTCGGAAATTTTAGAATCAAAATTCTGAAAAAAGCCCGTTACGTTGATGAAACCAGCTGTACCGCCTGTGGAGATTGTGCTGAGGTCTGCCCGGTGGTACGTCCAGATGAATTTAACGTGGGACTTGGTTCGCGTAAAGCGATCTACAGCC
Coding sequences within it:
- a CDS encoding FAD-dependent oxidoreductase, with translation MKRQKDRLYRVIVAGATPEGIAATCKLGEMGIPVTLVDNAQDLDRKLASEEYRLPSQMTFNAAHRPGLLRIMRNSSIRTMLPASISSVKHTAQGFSVRIDQEQTYVDTELCANCGKCVAVCPVEHPELGKAMRYHARTSLPGRPYIDKRQQPLCQESCPLGVNAQGYIALAAQGKYDEALALIRRDNVLPGICGRICTHPCEEACRRGSVDDPVAIRSIKRFLADYESEDTKRKDAAVYASTADIEPTRPEKIAVIGSGPAGIAAAADLARKGYGVTILEKEAEFGGLLRYGIGAHRLPREILARELEFIQMLGVNFVPNKPVDFATGLTKLSKEYNGVVIATGTWQDRKLGAPGEDLEGVEGCLSFLTRSQWENIETVSGKVAVVGDGNSAFDLARTLTRMGAEVSIISWFGAEHIPAEPDEVREAVEEGVTIVDATQVVGFGGQDNTFTHLECKATKPGQPDERGMIWPVVDASKEAFTLEFDKAFVAIGQVGGFTAETFGQLIGVNERGFIETDEDLHTSMAKVYAAGDTVSGPSSVVKAMAAGRKVARSIHYDLTGEREYAPVTRPENKDFRCIPEGMPVEHRISMPECQVAKRKTNFTEVALGFNAQQVQEEASRCLQCGVCSECMQCVEACGALKAVNHSQEREPVVEQCGAIIVADPTLAPSIKGDDIIRAYGPKAARPNVNDMMVRGFDAAGRALLLLGGASNKLKGHGRSVSMPDPGLSPDIRIGVFVCRCNDSLGWLDDMGTYLGQLAEENPDIIHTEMLTSACVEDGTSAIVRAVREKGITRVVLASCVCCPLNFVCSACTDQRSRLKHNLFNGTGVSRSMVETCNMRGEILRLVESQPELALERFKGLISRSIKRTYGLKPLHAVDRNYNFAAAVIGNSQSTMTSALTLADTDHEVFRFGTEEQPLKDLVKHPNIHNFPDWNVKDIKGTIGDFQITIESDGYSQVLRTGTIIMGEKARRRIPYTHQEGLPSRTVEPVMQKEGVTGIPFAYPCATSVPGLYLAEPSGINVSKLKKGTAAAVMVAAAIPRGPRQAKGFTAAIDKVLCRGCGRCANVCLYHAVSLQSNEVGGWYAHVDEALCKGCGNCLSVCPTGAADSPYRNRAYLTQALEELLSKDTVHE
- a CDS encoding hydrogenase iron-sulfur subunit, which translates into the protein MNNNDTKPLNILLFVCNWGAHAAFLTLQDQRRPIPNEIRMVRTPCTGRIDRAMMIKAFAKGADGMAIVGCEPGTCRYGSGTATSQRNTEDAKKVLDIMGLGGERIRFAAFLPEQSEDLLSFLQEFSSQIRELGPAGIQEAPVVPVSDATTRKQELQQLVETYDIHACQDCGKCTSACPLALIGKPFSPRAIASAVITGGIHAEGVQENAWSCLTCGICYERCPSAVNFPAFIKELRHLYRQTELPGREVHGGIFHSLMRSQTSPDIVPKRWTNLPEEIRIDPQSPILYFGGCAPYYDIFFGKHMEVETNQILLDSLRLLNFFDVTPRLLPDEKCCGHDLLWSGDKENFMRLAHLNVDKLNELGIETVITTCPECYHTLHTTYAEQGLKPNFKVVHLYDFLEEQLDKGAVGFDAFPHEITFQDSCRLGRIEGRVDLPRKLLKRLKPKAFTEMKESGNASVCCGNCAWTGCDAYSKAMQVKRLEQAHATGSDMVVTACPKCQIHLKCAMEDPYRREELSIELMDLTSVIAQTIRWE